In Candidatus Bathyarchaeia archaeon, one DNA window encodes the following:
- a CDS encoding dTDP-4-dehydrorhamnose 3,5-epimerase family protein encodes MPLIGEVKELSLSGIKLVDLLLSPDERGAFIEIMRSDWKELLGEDSILQANLSVTYPGVVRAWHRHRHGQTDYFLVLKGSIKVCAYDDEKKSSTRGDLVEVILSEDRMQVLRIPGHYWHGFKVIGYKPAFLIYFVNKLYDYANPDEERRPWNDPLIMPIKINGRMDDPRVGKPWDWFYPPHR; translated from the coding sequence ATGCCCTTAATAGGCGAGGTCAAGGAGCTTTCGCTTTCAGGAATTAAACTGGTCGATTTACTGCTTTCTCCAGATGAGCGCGGGGCGTTCATCGAAATAATGCGTAGCGACTGGAAGGAGCTTCTTGGCGAGGATTCGATACTTCAGGCGAATTTATCCGTGACTTATCCGGGCGTAGTTAGGGCTTGGCATAGGCATAGGCATGGTCAAACGGACTACTTTTTGGTATTGAAAGGTTCCATCAAAGTGTGCGCTTATGATGATGAGAAAAAATCATCGACGAGAGGAGATTTGGTAGAAGTAATTTTAAGTGAAGACAGAATGCAAGTATTGAGAATTCCTGGTCACTATTGGCACGGGTTCAAGGTGATAGGCTATAAGCCGGCCTTCCTCATATATTTTGTAAATAAACTCTATGATTACGCAAATCCTGATGAAGAAAGAAGACCATGGAATGATCCATTAATAATGCCCATTAAAATCAATGGAAGAATGGACGACCCAAGAGTGGGTAAGCCGTGGGATTGGTTCTACCCACCGCACAGGTGA
- the rfbB gene encoding dTDP-glucose 4,6-dehydratase, translating to MKLLVTGGYGFIGSNFIRYMLEKYPDAQIINVDNLSYGSNFKNLSGVNTERYKFVKGDIADYTLIQRLVEDVDAIVNFAAETHVDRSIADPHLFFRSNVDGVLSILEAVRKARKSVRIIQISTDEVYGEILDGSFKESDRLNPSSPYSATKAAADMICLAYHRTFNLDIVIARPTNNFGPYQFPEKLIPKTIIRVKLGQKVPIYGTGKNVRDWLYVMDTCEAIDLLLKGGGSGEIYNISAGNEFENIEVVKMILAIMGKSDNLIEFVEDRPGHDVRYSIDATKIKREMGWKPKHSFHESLRRTVEWYVNNEWWWRPIISGKILHSTPWKLK from the coding sequence ATGAAATTACTTGTTACCGGTGGATACGGTTTTATAGGCTCAAATTTCATTAGGTACATGCTTGAAAAATACCCGGATGCTCAGATAATCAATGTTGATAACCTCTCATATGGTTCTAATTTTAAGAATTTAAGCGGAGTAAATACAGAGAGATATAAATTCGTTAAAGGTGATATAGCTGATTACACTTTAATACAGCGGCTTGTAGAAGATGTTGATGCGATAGTAAATTTTGCAGCTGAAACACACGTGGATAGAAGCATAGCAGATCCACACTTATTTTTTAGGAGTAATGTTGATGGCGTGTTAAGCATTCTTGAGGCTGTTAGGAAAGCGCGGAAGAGCGTCAGGATTATCCAGATAAGTACTGATGAAGTTTACGGCGAGATCTTAGATGGTTCATTTAAAGAAAGTGATAGGCTTAATCCATCGTCACCCTATTCAGCAACTAAGGCTGCTGCTGACATGATTTGCCTAGCTTACCACAGAACTTTTAACTTGGACATTGTCATAGCTAGGCCGACAAACAATTTTGGTCCGTACCAATTCCCCGAGAAGCTAATACCTAAAACGATTATAAGGGTTAAGTTGGGGCAAAAAGTCCCAATCTATGGGACTGGTAAAAACGTTAGAGATTGGCTCTACGTCATGGATACATGCGAAGCAATAGATCTGCTTTTAAAAGGCGGGGGATCCGGTGAAATATATAACATTTCCGCCGGGAATGAGTTTGAGAACATAGAAGTTGTAAAGATGATCCTTGCCATAATGGGTAAGAGTGACAATTTAATAGAGTTCGTTGAAGATAGACCTGGGCATGATGTGAGATATAGTATAGATGCGACAAAGATTAAAAGAGAGATGGGATGGAAACCTAAACATTCGTTCCATGAAAGCTTACGGAGGACGGTGGAGTGGTATGTCAATAATGAATGGTGGTGGCGGCCCATAATTTCAGGGAAGATTCTCCACTCAACTCCATGGAAGCTTAAGTAG
- a CDS encoding arginine--tRNA ligase yields MISENPLAELRKECEVLLKEAMEKLHVEAFVERFAFEKPPVWEFGQLASSVCFELAKRTGEKPLDLAQRLIQAIDKSKFFLVKEAVAAGGGYINFHADFRRFSALTIESVRQLDIGYGLVRVEKPQKIIVEHTSVNPLHPIHIGQARNPMLGDAIARMLSARGHTVFCHYYVDDVGRQTAVIAYGYEKLGRPKPTEKPDHFIGKIYTITSCLVEINRLKRELERAKMVSAEEEIAKINRELDDWVSVAFELKQKYADLFEKLLQRISEDPDPERRISELNRAYEAGDEKAKKLIREVSQLCLEGFKETLSRAGVFYDSWDWESDLVWSGLVAEVLRKLRQTPFVSMLGGVLEFEAGKAVEILGLRDKLGLRKDYEVPSLTLVRADGTTLYTTRDIAYTIWKFKKAEKCINVIGMEQSLAQLQLKIALYALGYREYAENLVHFAYNLVTLPGYKMSSRRGRYITLDEVLDEAIRRAYEEVSKRSPQLSEDEKRKVAEIVGIGAVRYALVEVDPAKPVEFNWDRVINFEKNSAPYIQYTHARAYSILRKAARKPEKPDYSLLKEKLEQELVFALAEFPETFIEAVETLKPNLLADYANTLADKFNTFYNAFPVIKAEPPELSDARLALVDAVRIVLRNALNLIGITAPERM; encoded by the coding sequence ATGATTTCAGAGAATCCATTGGCCGAGTTGAGAAAAGAATGCGAAGTCCTGCTTAAGGAGGCTATGGAAAAACTCCATGTAGAGGCTTTTGTGGAGCGGTTTGCCTTCGAGAAGCCTCCAGTTTGGGAATTCGGTCAGCTTGCCTCTTCCGTTTGTTTTGAGCTTGCCAAGCGTACAGGGGAAAAACCATTAGATTTGGCTCAGCGGCTAATCCAGGCCATAGACAAATCAAAATTTTTCCTTGTCAAAGAGGCTGTGGCGGCTGGTGGGGGCTACATAAACTTCCACGCTGACTTTAGGCGGTTTTCTGCTCTAACGATAGAGTCTGTTCGGCAGCTGGACATTGGTTATGGTTTGGTTAGGGTTGAAAAGCCACAGAAGATAATTGTTGAGCATACCAGCGTTAATCCGCTGCACCCAATACACATTGGTCAAGCCAGAAACCCTATGCTCGGCGACGCCATCGCCCGCATGCTTTCCGCACGGGGTCACACTGTTTTCTGCCACTATTATGTGGATGACGTGGGAAGACAAACAGCTGTAATCGCCTATGGATATGAGAAGCTTGGAAGACCAAAACCAACTGAGAAGCCAGACCACTTCATCGGGAAAATCTACACAATAACAAGTTGCCTTGTCGAAATCAATAGGCTTAAACGGGAACTTGAAAGGGCAAAGATGGTCTCAGCGGAAGAGGAAATAGCCAAAATCAACAGGGAACTCGACGACTGGGTTTCAGTGGCTTTCGAGCTCAAACAGAAATACGCAGACCTCTTCGAGAAGCTGCTCCAGAGAATAAGCGAGGATCCGGATCCCGAAAGGCGGATAAGCGAGTTAAACAGAGCCTACGAGGCTGGAGACGAGAAGGCTAAGAAGCTTATACGAGAAGTTAGCCAACTCTGCCTTGAAGGATTCAAGGAAACCCTAAGCCGCGCTGGCGTGTTCTATGACTCTTGGGATTGGGAAAGCGACCTTGTATGGAGCGGACTGGTGGCGGAGGTCCTCCGAAAACTTAGACAAACGCCCTTTGTCTCCATGCTAGGTGGGGTTTTAGAATTTGAAGCTGGAAAGGCCGTTGAAATCTTAGGCCTACGAGACAAACTTGGCTTGAGAAAGGACTATGAGGTGCCAAGCCTAACGCTTGTGCGGGCTGACGGCACCACGCTCTACACGACACGGGACATAGCCTACACCATTTGGAAGTTCAAGAAAGCCGAAAAATGCATAAACGTCATTGGAATGGAGCAGTCCCTCGCTCAACTTCAACTGAAAATAGCCCTATACGCCTTAGGCTATAGAGAGTACGCCGAAAACCTTGTCCATTTCGCCTACAACCTGGTGACGCTGCCAGGCTACAAGATGTCAAGCCGCCGGGGACGCTACATAACTCTAGACGAGGTTTTAGATGAAGCCATAAGAAGAGCCTACGAGGAAGTTTCAAAACGTTCGCCACAGCTTTCAGAAGACGAAAAGCGGAAGGTTGCCGAAATCGTCGGCATCGGAGCAGTCCGCTATGCGCTTGTGGAGGTTGACCCGGCGAAACCAGTTGAGTTCAACTGGGACCGAGTTATAAACTTCGAAAAGAACAGTGCCCCCTACATTCAGTACACGCATGCAAGGGCATATAGCATCCTACGTAAAGCCGCAAGAAAACCCGAAAAACCAGACTACAGTCTCTTAAAGGAGAAGCTTGAACAAGAACTGGTTTTCGCTTTGGCGGAATTTCCAGAAACCTTTATTGAGGCTGTAGAAACCCTCAAACCCAACCTTTTAGCCGACTATGCCAACACCTTAGCTGACAAATTCAACACGTTCTACAACGCCTTTCCAGTGATTAAGGCTGAACCGCCCGAACTCAGCGATGCAAGGCTGGCGCTGGTTGACGCGGTCCGAATTGTTTTAAGGAACGCTTTAAACCTTATTGGGATAACTGCGCCTGAACGAATGTGA
- a CDS encoding histone deacetylase, translating into MKTKIVFSEKCLEYGSWHIESPKRVQRAYEILRERGYEFVEPEPASEEDLLKVHDADYIQLLKRGAIEDPDTPAYENIYEYARLSAGAAILAAKINGFSLMRPPGHHAGRYGAALGAYTKGFCYINNLAVAVKCLDKPTLIVDIDGHHGNGTQEIFYGDPRVIFISLHRYPHYPGTGAYSEANCLNFPLPADCGEAVYLRTLEEALRKVDMQKIEVVAVSAGFDAFAGDLASLGLREESYEKIGKILAALNKPTFFVLEGGYVGENIGKGIDALLKGFEC; encoded by the coding sequence TTGAAAACGAAGATAGTTTTTTCTGAAAAATGTCTGGAATATGGATCTTGGCATATCGAAAGCCCGAAGCGGGTGCAAAGAGCCTACGAAATACTGCGAGAGAGAGGCTATGAGTTCGTGGAGCCGGAGCCGGCAAGCGAAGAAGACCTGCTTAAGGTTCACGACGCAGACTACATCCAGTTGCTCAAGCGAGGAGCCATAGAGGACCCTGACACGCCTGCCTACGAAAACATTTATGAGTATGCGAGGCTTTCAGCGGGAGCTGCCATCCTAGCCGCAAAAATAAACGGCTTCTCTCTAATGAGGCCGCCGGGACACCATGCGGGCAGATATGGCGCGGCTCTGGGCGCCTACACGAAGGGGTTCTGCTACATAAACAACCTCGCGGTTGCTGTGAAGTGTCTGGACAAGCCTACGTTGATTGTGGATATTGACGGCCACCATGGAAACGGGACGCAGGAAATTTTCTATGGAGACCCCAGGGTTATATTCATCTCTCTGCACCGGTACCCTCATTATCCCGGCACGGGAGCTTATTCAGAGGCTAACTGTCTAAACTTTCCATTGCCAGCAGATTGTGGAGAGGCTGTTTATCTAAGAACCCTTGAGGAGGCCTTGCGAAAGGTTGATATGCAGAAGATTGAGGTTGTGGCTGTTTCAGCCGGTTTTGATGCTTTTGCTGGAGACTTGGCCTCGCTTGGCTTGAGGGAGGAAAGCTACGAAAAGATTGGAAAAATTTTGGCAGCGTTGAATAAGCCGACCTTCTTCGTCCTTGAGGGTGGTTATGTAGGAGAGAACATTGGAAAAGGCATAGACGCCCTCCTCAAAGGCTTTGAGTGCTGA
- the deoC gene encoding deoxyribose-phosphate aldolase yields MVSNGGGVFVTISRSQLAKLIDSTLVKATATKSEIEKLCREAVQHGFGCVMVNPVYVRLAASLLKGTDVRVGSTIGFPFGVSLPDIKAFEAVKAVEDGACELDMVMNLSALKSGDYELVKRDIEAVVAVKRISSDITVKVIIETPLLTDEEKITACKIVKEAGADFVKTSTGLFGRGATVEDVRLMRQVVGKNFGVKAAGGIRTYADAVAMIEAGANRIGTSTATTIIQGAP; encoded by the coding sequence ATGGTATCGAATGGAGGTGGTGTGTTTGTGACTATTTCGAGAAGTCAGCTAGCCAAACTTATTGATTCTACGCTTGTTAAAGCTACGGCCACAAAAAGCGAGATTGAAAAGCTTTGCCGTGAAGCCGTCCAGCATGGTTTCGGATGTGTCATGGTGAACCCAGTTTATGTGCGGTTGGCTGCTTCCCTACTAAAGGGCACGGATGTTAGAGTTGGCTCCACCATCGGCTTTCCGTTTGGCGTTTCTCTGCCAGATATTAAGGCTTTTGAGGCTGTTAAGGCTGTGGAGGATGGCGCATGCGAGCTTGACATGGTCATGAACTTAAGCGCTTTAAAGTCTGGTGACTATGAGCTTGTTAAACGAGACATTGAGGCTGTGGTGGCGGTTAAACGCATATCCAGCGACATAACCGTGAAAGTGATAATCGAGACGCCATTGTTAACGGATGAAGAGAAGATAACTGCCTGCAAAATCGTCAAGGAGGCGGGCGCAGACTTTGTAAAGACTTCGACAGGCTTGTTCGGCAGAGGCGCCACCGTAGAAGACGTGAGGCTTATGCGTCAAGTGGTCGGGAAAAATTTTGGCGTTAAAGCTGCCGGAGGCATAAGAACCTACGCGGATGCTGTTGCCATGATAGAGGCTGGCGCAAATCGCATAGGGACAAGCACTGCAACTACAATAATTCAAGGCGCACCCTAG
- a CDS encoding glycosyltransferase family A protein, which yields MEPKVSVFWINYNSIHVIDIIKKSLSALLRLEYPNYELIIVDNGSTDGSLRVIEKHIKIYKKKRMKILQELMS from the coding sequence TTGGAGCCAAAAGTCTCGGTCTTCTGGATTAATTATAATAGTATTCATGTGATAGACATTATCAAAAAGTCCTTGAGTGCGCTATTGCGTTTAGAATATCCAAACTATGAGCTTATAATAGTGGATAATGGTTCAACCGATGGCAGTCTCAGGGTTATTGAGAAGCATATAAAAATTTATAAAAAAAAAAGAATGAAAATCCTTCAAGAACTCATGTCCTAA
- a CDS encoding glycosyltransferase, which translates to MGFAGGANFAYRAKDPTSEYVAIVNNDAIPRKDYLKKLVSFMESHENVGAVQGLILRLGSDGKIDSAGMFIDEFVKVHAPFIGKPAGIFRKPFHVSFVEGTMPLYRVDAIVHSLKSDNIMYITAGFLYFLEDAFLSLMMWNHGYECVVLPLITGEHYRKATLKKFAEQVGLQYYSLRNRIALLEMTNSRKKQLVFLNVLRRLFISRASYHVRKNMLRALVDGIYLGKILREKYGVLNLGKVPVLRCSTKVRL; encoded by the coding sequence TTGGGCTTTGCGGGTGGCGCTAATTTTGCGTATAGGGCTAAAGATCCGACATCCGAGTATGTTGCCATTGTAAATAACGATGCTATACCTCGTAAAGACTATCTAAAGAAACTGGTCTCCTTTATGGAGAGTCATGAAAATGTGGGTGCTGTGCAAGGTCTAATTTTGCGTTTGGGAAGTGATGGAAAAATAGATAGCGCTGGAATGTTTATAGACGAATTTGTAAAAGTACACGCACCATTTATTGGAAAACCAGCAGGTATATTTCGCAAGCCTTTTCACGTTTCTTTTGTTGAAGGCACGATGCCTTTATATCGAGTGGACGCAATTGTTCATTCACTGAAATCAGACAATATCATGTATATTACTGCTGGATTCTTGTATTTTCTGGAGGATGCATTCCTTTCTTTAATGATGTGGAATCATGGCTACGAATGTGTGGTTTTACCCTTGATAACAGGAGAACATTACAGAAAGGCGACGCTAAAAAAATTCGCTGAGCAAGTTGGGCTTCAGTATTATAGTCTCAGAAACCGTATAGCTCTATTAGAAATGACTAATAGTAGAAAGAAGCAGCTGGTCTTCTTGAATGTTCTAAGAAGGCTGTTTATTTCAAGAGCAAGTTATCACGTGCGTAAAAATATGTTGCGGGCATTAGTTGATGGGATATACCTCGGAAAGATTCTAAGAGAAAAGTATGGGGTGTTAAATTTAGGTAAAGTGCCCGTCTTAAGATGCTCAACTAAAGTACGCCTTTGA
- a CDS encoding ribbon-helix-helix protein, CopG family: MPRKRIVKVILSKEQKEMLEELSRRLGTSESETMRMALMDYAKALSLMEERIRRHASPRSNFDSKSAKT, from the coding sequence ATGCCCCGAAAACGCATAGTAAAAGTGATCCTAAGCAAGGAACAGAAGGAAATGCTGGAGGAGCTTTCACGAAGGCTCGGAACAAGCGAAAGCGAAACCATGCGAATGGCCCTCATGGATTATGCGAAAGCCCTAAGCCTCATGGAAGAACGGATTCGCAGACATGCCTCTCCACGGTCAAACTTCGACTCGAAATCAGCAAAAACATAA
- the rfbD gene encoding dTDP-4-dehydrorhamnose reductase, whose product MSILITGASGLLGSKMAEKAASVGYKVYSGYFMHKPNYGFPIRFDIRNRTAVEKAFKIASPEIVVHTVALTDVDKCEMDKELAWNINVEGTRNLVDLCKQRGVFLIYISTDYVFKGDKGMYKETDEPEPINYYGLTKLKGEEEVIDKLNEFCIARPSVIYGIKPLSGKSNFALWVIEKLRKNESINVVMDQWVSPTLNTNLADMLLEVLERRLTGIYHLAGATRMNRYEFAKLIAEEFNLNHELIRPIAMCELKWKASRPKDSSLDVSKAMKNLYNKPLQIKDAVRKLKEELIIKYVLESGSSMNNSCTSK is encoded by the coding sequence ATGAGCATACTCATAACCGGGGCTAGCGGCCTTCTAGGCTCAAAAATGGCAGAGAAAGCTGCTAGCGTAGGCTACAAGGTTTACTCCGGTTATTTTATGCATAAACCAAACTATGGCTTTCCAATAAGGTTTGATATCCGTAATAGGACTGCTGTGGAGAAAGCTTTCAAGATAGCTAGTCCAGAAATAGTTGTTCATACCGTTGCGTTAACTGATGTAGACAAATGTGAGATGGATAAGGAACTTGCATGGAACATAAATGTTGAAGGCACAAGAAATCTTGTTGATCTGTGTAAACAACGTGGAGTTTTCTTGATCTATATATCAACTGACTACGTGTTCAAAGGAGATAAGGGGATGTATAAAGAGACAGATGAGCCGGAACCAATAAATTACTACGGCTTGACAAAATTGAAAGGAGAAGAGGAGGTTATTGATAAACTGAACGAGTTCTGCATAGCGAGACCTAGCGTTATTTATGGAATAAAACCACTTTCAGGTAAATCGAACTTCGCACTGTGGGTTATAGAAAAACTTAGGAAAAACGAATCAATAAACGTGGTGATGGACCAGTGGGTCTCCCCAACGCTGAACACGAATCTAGCAGATATGCTTCTTGAAGTACTTGAGAGGAGACTTACAGGTATCTACCATTTAGCAGGGGCGACAAGAATGAACAGATATGAATTTGCAAAGCTAATAGCGGAAGAATTTAACTTAAATCATGAATTAATAAGACCGATAGCTATGTGTGAATTAAAATGGAAAGCGAGTAGACCTAAAGATTCGTCATTAGACGTAAGTAAAGCCATGAAAAATCTATACAACAAGCCTCTCCAAATCAAGGATGCTGTAAGAAAATTAAAGGAAGAATTGATCATAAAATACGTGTTGGAATCGGGAAGTAGCATGAATAATTCGTGCACATCAAAATAA
- a CDS encoding ribbon-helix-helix domain-containing protein has translation MKTLRVSDDVHQKLTALLGELMAQTSKMQTYQDAIEAMLYQSVILPPELISEVERFIQTHKGRGYTTKEEFIRQAIRFFLKWESGEYEYIEIPREKYEKLNRAVKDMRMPYYSAAEFIEDQIDKALEQYEKFLEEMEKQKGSPARR, from the coding sequence ATGAAAACCCTAAGAGTTTCAGACGACGTCCACCAGAAGCTCACAGCCCTCCTAGGCGAGCTTATGGCCCAAACAAGCAAGATGCAAACCTACCAGGACGCCATAGAAGCCATGCTATACCAGTCCGTCATATTGCCGCCCGAACTAATAAGCGAGGTGGAACGCTTCATCCAAACCCACAAGGGAAGAGGCTACACCACAAAAGAGGAGTTTATACGCCAAGCCATACGATTCTTCCTTAAATGGGAAAGCGGGGAATACGAATACATAGAAATCCCAAGGGAAAAATATGAAAAGCTGAATAGGGCAGTAAAGGACATGCGGATGCCCTACTACAGCGCCGCAGAATTCATAGAAGACCAAATAGACAAAGCCCTCGAGCAATATGAAAAATTCCTTGAGGAGATGGAAAAACAGAAGGGTAGCCCAGCCCGCCGGTGA
- a CDS encoding glucose-1-phosphate thymidylyltransferase yields the protein MKGVILHGGAGTRLRPLTFSGPKQLIPIANKPISQYVLEDIRDSGIKDIAIVLGNIYPEMVREYYGDGSEFGVNITYIHQSKPLGIAHAVGLCREFIGESEFVVYLGDNLLQNGIKMYVKEFFDGDYDAYVLLKEVEDPTRFGVAKFDENGKLVGLVEKPKIPPSKYALVGVYLFKPVVFDVIRELKPSWRGELEITDAIHMMIEKGYTVGYNIVRGWWLDTGKKDDILYANALILDERTKRDVKGELINSRVDGRVSIGETAKIVNSIIRGPAVIGENCLIQDSFIGPYTSIGNGAQIVESSVECCVILENAIVKGINRLEESLVGKNVKVIKNIRGKGTVKLNVGDYSEVEI from the coding sequence ATGAAGGGTGTAATTCTGCATGGTGGTGCTGGTACTCGGCTTAGACCCTTGACCTTCAGCGGACCGAAGCAACTTATTCCAATTGCAAATAAGCCTATCAGTCAATATGTGCTAGAGGATATTCGGGATTCTGGCATTAAGGATATAGCCATAGTTCTGGGGAACATTTACCCAGAAATGGTTAGAGAATATTATGGAGATGGATCTGAATTCGGCGTAAATATCACTTACATCCATCAGAGTAAGCCGCTTGGAATAGCCCATGCAGTAGGCTTGTGTAGGGAATTTATTGGAGAAAGTGAATTTGTAGTTTATCTTGGAGACAATTTATTACAGAATGGCATCAAAATGTATGTTAAGGAGTTTTTTGATGGAGACTATGATGCTTACGTACTCCTTAAGGAGGTCGAAGACCCAACTAGGTTTGGTGTGGCAAAATTCGATGAAAATGGTAAACTTGTAGGTCTAGTTGAAAAACCCAAAATTCCACCAAGCAAATACGCCTTAGTTGGGGTATATCTCTTTAAGCCAGTGGTTTTTGACGTTATAAGAGAGCTTAAACCTAGCTGGAGAGGTGAACTAGAGATAACCGACGCTATTCACATGATGATTGAGAAGGGATATACAGTGGGCTACAATATTGTTAGAGGATGGTGGCTCGACACTGGGAAAAAGGATGATATTTTGTATGCTAATGCATTAATCTTAGATGAACGAACGAAGAGGGACGTAAAGGGGGAACTCATAAACTCAAGAGTTGATGGGAGAGTATCTATAGGAGAAACCGCGAAAATAGTCAATAGCATTATTAGGGGACCTGCAGTCATCGGAGAAAATTGTCTAATTCAAGATTCTTTCATAGGACCATATACAAGCATAGGTAATGGTGCACAAATAGTGGAAAGCTCGGTTGAGTGCTGTGTAATCCTCGAGAACGCGATAGTAAAAGGCATAAATAGACTGGAAGAGAGCCTTGTTGGTAAAAATGTGAAAGTAATTAAAAACATTAGAGGAAAGGGAACTGTAAAGCTTAATGTTGGAGATTATTCTGAAGTCGAAATATAA